In Populus nigra chromosome 10, ddPopNigr1.1, whole genome shotgun sequence, the following proteins share a genomic window:
- the LOC133705979 gene encoding protein REBELOTE isoform X2: MGKLGKKARKFAKKNLQSVLKRQRKVKSFFKKKASKRDERAQAEDSDGEREEKYSGRNNEVEDFKDISLDTVFGEDDSDMDGDDSDSDGYLSEDTSCSYNGETRIENHLEEYNGGGDLSVQNKEIHLELAKKMKRLNNLKAKDPEFAKFLESNKEHLQTLRDEENYSDEEESDEDGRESTNKMGNLSSSTVDSLCEVVKEQNNVPAFVRLLNGYRAACHYGSESPTIVEESDTFCKILTFMLHEADNIFRKILGISGSNDRKEAILELKNTSKWKTLKPAVKSYLRSTLFLLNEVTDSQILAFALTRLKASIVFFAAFPPLLGRLIKISVHLWATGKGTLSACSLLIIKDVAVVFNSNCFETCMIKAYKAFIDHCKFVEPVLFKHQQFLKSSFIELCSQDLQKAYSKAMVSTQQLAKILQLGLRTKKEAVKKICSWQYANCVDLWVAFISLNIHDYDLQPLLYTIIQIINGVAVLFPGPRYMPLRVKCIQWLNTLSESSGVFIPITSLVLDILEYKIGKESLKPGKDFSFSSAVKLPKHWLKSRNFQDECVFSAIELLAVHFAQWSYHISFPDLATIPLIYLRKFHETTTVESLRRVVKRFIDQVEQNIEFVRKKRDEVTFSPNDQQSVESFLQLEKCGGNAPFTKYYTSVIEKAGSRNLLMNGKISSLEQKKSKGKRQQTPKNAMNVDLAVNAEGNSH; this comes from the exons ATGGGGAAACTAGGAAAGAAAGCAAGGAAGTTTGCAAAGAAGAATTTACAGTCAGTGCTTAAAAGGCAGAGGAAGGTCAAGTCTTTCTTCAAAAAGAAAGCTTCTAAAA GAGATGAGAGAGCTCAAGCTGAAGATTCCGatggagaaagagaagaaaagtatagtgGAAG AAACAATGAAGTTGAAGATTTTAAGGATATTTCCCTTGATACCGTATTTGGTGAAGATGATAGTGATATGGATGGGGATGATTCAGATAGTGACGGATATTTATCTGAG GATACAAGTTGTTCATATAATGGTGAAACTAGAATTGAGAATCATCTGGAAG AGTACAATGGTGGTGGTGATTTATCGGTGCAGAACAAGGAAATTCATTTAGAACtggcaaagaaaatgaaaaggctGAACAACTTGAAAGCCAAG GATCCAGAATTTGCCAAGTTTTTGGAAAGCAACAAGGAACATCTGCAGACATTAAGGGATGAGGAAAAT TATTCAGATGAAGAAGAGTCTGATGAGGATGGCAGGGAGTCCACAAATAAAATGGGGAATTTGAGTAGCTCTACTGTTGATTCTTTGTGTGAAGTAGTCAAGGAGCAGAATAATGTTCCTGCTTTTGTAAGGCTATTAAACGGGTACAGGGCTGCCTGCCACTATGGATCTGAATCacccaccattgttgaagaaaGCGACACTTTTTGCAAGATCTTGACATTCATGCTTCACGAGGCTGATAATATATTTCGTAAAATTCTGGGAATATCAGGCTCCAATGATAGGAAAGAGGCCATCTTGGAACTGAAGAATACTTCCAAATGGAAAACTTTGAAGCCAGCAGTCAAGTCTTACTTGAGAAGTACCCTGTTTCTCCTAAATGAGGTTACTGACTCTCAGATATTAGCCTTCGCCTTAACCAGACTCAAAGCTTCTATAGTATTTTTTGCTGCCTTTCCTCCTTTACTAGGCAGACTCATCAAG ATATCAGTTCATTTATGGGCAACGGGCAAAGGAACTCTATCAGCATGCTCACTTCTCATCATCAAAGATGTGGCTGTTGTGTTTAACTCAAATTGCTTTGAAACCTGCATGATTAAAGCGTACAAGGCTTTTATTGACCACTGCAAGTTTGTGGAGCCAGTTCTGTTTAAGCATCAACAATTTCTGAAAAGCTCCTTCATCGAGCTATGCTCTCAAGATCTGCAGAAAGCTTATAGCAAGGCAATGGTTTCTACCCAGCAACTTGCCAAGATATTGCAGCTTGGTTTACGAACTAAGAAG GAAGCAGTAAAGAAGATATGCAGTTGGCAGTATGCTAACTGTGTAGATCTGTGGGTTGCATTTATTTCTTTGAATATACATGATTATGATCTGCAGCCTCTGCTTTATACGATAATTCAGATCATAAATGGAGTAGCTGTCCTGTTTCCAGGACCAAGATACATGCCTTTAAGAGTTAAATGCATCCAATGGTTGAATACTCTCTCTGAATCTAGTGGAGTTTTCATCCCAATTACATCATTAGTGCTGGATATTTTGGAATATAAAATAGGCAAGGAGAGTTTGAAACCTGGAAAGGACTTCAGCTTTTCATCTGCGGTCAAG TTGCCAAAGCATTGGCTAAAATCTCGAAACTTCCAGGACGAGTGTGTTTTTTCAGCCATTGAGCTGTTGGCGGTGCACTTTGCTCAATGGAGTTATCACATATCATTTCCTGATCTTGCAACCATTCCACTCATCTATTTGAGGAAATTCCATGAGACGACTACTGTTGAGAGTTTACGGCGTGTGGTGAAGCGTTTTATTGATCAG GTAGAGCAGAACATTGAGTTTGTCCGGAAGAAGAGAGATGAGGTTACTTTTTCTCCGAATGATCAGCAATCTGTTGAATCATTTCTTCAG CTTGAAAAGTGCGGAGGCAATGCTCCATTTACAAAATATTACACAAGTGTAATTGAAAAGGCTGGTTCCAGAAATCTGCTTATGAATGGAAAAATAAG CTCCCTGGAGCAgaagaaatcaaaaggaaagAGGCAACAAACTCCAAAGAACGCAATGAATGTGGATTTGGCTGTTAATGCTGAAGGAAATTCACATTAA
- the LOC133705584 gene encoding mitochondrial import inner membrane translocase subunit TIM14-1 has translation MATPFLAGLAIAAAALAGKYGVQAWQSFKARPPKPRIRKFYDGGFQPKMTRREAALILGIRENAGAEKVKEAHRRVMVANHPDAGGSHYLASKINEAKDVMLGKTKDGGSAF, from the exons atg GCGACGCCGTTTCTGGCTGGGCTAGCAATAGCGGCAGCAGCACTGGCAGGGAAATACGGGGTCCAGGCATGGCAATCATTTAAAGCAAGACCACCAAAGCCTAGAATACGCAAATTTTATGATGGAGGGTTTCAGCCTAAAATGACGAGAAGAGAAGCTGCTCTTATTCTTGGCATTag AGAAAATGCTGGAGCAGAGAAGGTGAAGGAAGCACATAGAAGAGTGATGGTAGCAAACCATCCTGATGCGGGTGGTAGCCACTACCTTGCTTCAAAAATCAACGAGGCTAAAGACGTGATGCTTGGCAAGACAAAGGATGGCGGATCTGCATTCTGA
- the LOC133704114 gene encoding transcription factor GTE6-like, which translates to MEAISPSIVDSGNLPIRNSDAEAEGFKHSVDEILQKVDKLEQRVNEVEQFYLKNTSKKQQSGSSKGGSSTVKDKDKERHIPSIRKQQQDASKREAAAAKRMQELMRQFGTILRQITQHKWAWPFMQPVDVKGLGLHDYYEVIDKPMDFSTIKNQMEAKDGTGYKSVREICADVRLVFKNAMKYNDERSDVHVMAKTLLGKFEEKWLQFLPKVTEEEKRREEEEAEAQLDMQLAQEAAHAKMARDLGNELYEVDMHLEELREMVVQKCRKMSTEEKRKLGAALTRLSPEDLTKALEIVAQNNPGFQATAEEVDLDIDAQSETTLWRLKFFVKDALEVQGKSAASAGGRNNTTTPSNNNNNNNKRKREICDAIAKTAKKRSKKPSS; encoded by the exons TTGGAGCAAAGAGTGAACGAGGTCGAGCAGTTTTACTTGAAGAATACAAGTAAAAAGCAGCAGAGTGGTTCTTCGAAAGGTGGAAGCTCCACTGtgaaagataaagataaagagaGGCATATTCCTAGTATTAGGAAACAGCAGCAAGATGCATCGAAACGAGAGGCAGCTGCTGCTAAGAGAATGCAAGAGCTTATGCGCCAATTCGGTACAATATTGCGTCAA ATTACACAGCACAAATGGGCGTGGCCTTTTATGCAACCTGTGGATGTCAAAGGTCTTGGTTTGCATGACTATTATGAG GTTATCGACAAGCCCATGGATTTCAgtacaattaaaaatcaaatggagGCCAAGGATGGCACAGGATACAAGAGTGTAAGGGAGATATGTGCTGATGTGAGGTTAGTGTTTAAGAATGCAATGAAATATAATGATGAAAGAAGTGATGTTCATGTTATGGCCAAAACATTGCTGggaaaatttgaggagaaatgGCTACAGTTTCTGCCTAAAGTCACCGAAGAG gagaaaagaagagaggaggaggaagcGGAGGCTCAATTGGATATGCAGCTTGCTCAGGAGGCTGCTCATGCTAAAATGGCTCGTGATTTGGGTAATGAG CTTTATGAGGTTGATATGCATCTGGAAGAGCTTCGAGAAATGGTCGTTCAAAAGTGCAG AAAGATGTCTACcgaagagaaaagaaagcttGGGGCAGCTCTTACAAGGCTATCTCCTGAAGACCTGACCAAAGCATTGGAGATTGTTGCTCAGAATAATCCAGGCTTTCAAGCAACTGCTGAAGAGGTGGACCTTGACATCGATGCACAG AGCGAAACCACCTTATGGAGGCTAAAGTTTTTTGTGAAGGACGCGCTGGAAGTCCAGGGAAAAAGTGCAGCCAGCGCAGGTGGCCGAAACAACACCACCACCCCtagcaataataacaataacaacaacaaacgTAAAAGAGAGATTTGCGATGCTATTGCCAAAACTGCCAAGAAAAGGAGTAAAAAGCCCTCCTCTTGA
- the LOC133705026 gene encoding elongation factor 1-alpha-like gives MGKEKSHINIVVIGHVDSGKSTTTGHLIYKLGGIDKRVIERFEKEAAEMNKRSFKYAWVLDKLKAERERGITIDIALWKFETTRYYCTVIDAPGHRDFIKNMITGTSQADCAVLIIDSTTGGFEAGISKDGQTREHALLAFTLGVKQMICCCNKMDATTPKYSKARYDEIIKEVSSYLKKVGYNPDKIPFVPISGFEGDNMIERSTNLDWYKGPTLLEALDQIQEPKRPSDKPLRLPLQDVYKIGGIGTVPVGRVETGVIKPGTVVTFGPTGLTTEVKSVEMHHEALQEALPGDNVGFNVKNVAVKDLKRGFVASNSKDDPAKEAANFTSQVIIMNHPGQIGNGYAPVLDCHTCHIAVKFAEILTKIDRRSGKELEKEPKFLKNGDAGMIKMIPTKPMVVETFSEYPPLGRFAVRDMRQTVAVGVIKSVEKKDASSAKVTKSAAKKGGK, from the exons ATGGGTAAAGAGAAGAGTCACATTAACATTGTGGTCATTGGCCATGTCGACTCTGGCAAGTCAACCACCACTGGACACTTGATCTACAAGCTTGGAGGTATTGACAAGCGTGTCATCGAGAGGTTCGAGAAGGAAGCTGCTGAGATGAACAAGAGGTCATTCAAGTATGCTTGGGTGCTCGACAAGCTCAAGGCTGAGCGTGAACGTGGTATTACCATTGATATTGCTCTGTGGAAGTTCGAGACCACCAGGTACTACTGCACTGTCATCGATGCTCCTGGACATCGTGACTTTATAAAGAACATGATTACCGGAACCTCCCAGGCTGACTGTGCAGTCCTCATCATTGACTCTACCACTGGTGGTTTTGAAGCTGGTATCTCCAAGGATGGTCAGACCCGTGAGCATGCTCTTCTTGCCTTCACCCTTGGTGTAAAGCAAATGATCTGCTGCTGTAACAAG ATGGATGCCACCACTCCTAAATACTCCAAGGCTAGGTATGATGAAATTATCAAGGAAGTGTCATCCTATTTGAAGAAAGTCGGTTACAACCCTGACAAGATTCCCTTCGTGCCTATCTCTGGATTTGAGGGTGATAACATGATTGAGAGGTCCACCAACCTGGACTGGTACAAGGGACCAACTCTCCTCGAAGCCCTCGACCAGATCCAGGAGCCCAAGAGGCCCTCAGACAAGCCCCTCCGTCTCCCACTTCAGGACGTGTACAAGATTGGTGGTATCGGAACTGTCCCAGTGGGTCGTGTGGAAACTGGTGTCATCAAGCCTGGTACGGTTGTCACTTTCGGGCCAACTGGACTGACTACTGAAGTTAAGTCGGTTGAGATGCACCACGAAGCACTCCAAGAGGCTCTTCCCGGTGACAATGTTGGATTCAACGTTAAGAATGTTGCCGTGAAGGATCTGAAGCGTGGTTTTGTTGCCTCAAACTCGAAGGATGATCCCGCCAAGGAGGCTGCGAACTTCACCTCCCAGGTGATCATCATGAACCATCCTGGGCAGATTGGAAATGGTTATGCCCCTGTTCTTGACTGCCACACCTGTCACATTGCTGTCAAATTTGCTGAGATCCTCACCAAGATTGACAGGCGATCCGGGAAGGAGTTGGAGAAGGAACCCAAATTCCTGAAGAACGGTGATGCAGGTATGATTAAGATGATTCCCACGAAGCCCATGGTGGTGGAGACTTTCTCAGAGTATCCCCCACTTGGTCGCTTTGCCGTGAGGGATATGCGCCAGACTGTTGCTGTGGGAGTGATCAAGAGCGTGGAGAAAAAAGATGCTTCTAGTGCCAAGGTGACAAAATCTGCTGCCAAGAAGGGTGGCAAGTGA
- the LOC133705583 gene encoding cyclin-L1-1 gives MIYTAIDNFYLTDDELQNSPSRKDGIDEATETTLRIYGCDLIQESGILLKLPQAVMATGQVLFHRFYCKKSFARFNVKKVAASCVWLASKLEESPRKSRQVIIVFHRMECRRENLPIEFLDLNSKKFAELKIELSKTERHILKEMGFVCHVEHPHKFISNYLMTLGTPQELRQEAWNLANDSLRTTLCVRFKSAVVACGVVYAAARRFQVPLPENPPWWKAFDAEKSGIDEVCRVLAHLYSLPKAQYVSVCKDGDFSFSNKSSDSQLQLISKEIPRTTSLPANNDSTDPKAAPSGVNVESGGSKDITKVALDKLKESKKTDDESKPAEGEAREELIPRSKSEHRTEASGDKSKERDRDRERERERDRIKAQDRDRGRDSDRERERDEIERDRDRAKDRGRHRSKDRGRESGHSEKSRHHSSRDRDYHSSSYSSREKDRHRHHSYA, from the exons ATGATTTACACAGCGATTGATAACTTCTATTTAACTGATGATGAGCTACAAAACTCCCCGTCAAGGAAAGATGGAATCGATGAAGCTACGGAGACAACTCTCAGGATCTATGGCTGTGATCTTATCCAAGAGAGCGGCATTTTACTCAAACt ACCTCAAGCTGTGATGGCTACCGGTCAAGTTTTATTCCACCGATTCTATTGCAAGAAGTCATTTGCCCGTTTcaatgtcaag AAAGTTGCAGCTAGTTGTGTATGGCTTGCATCTAAACTTGAAGAAAGCCCTAGGAAATCGAGGCAAGTCATCATTGTTTTCCACAGAATGGAGTGCAGGAGGGAAAACTTACCCATAGAGTTTTTGGACCTGAATTCAAAG AAGTTTGCAGAGTTGAAGATTGAGCTGAGCAAAACAGAGAGGCATATATTGAAGGAAATGGGTTTTGTTTGTCATGTTGAGCATCCCCACAAATTCATTTCAAACTACCTAATGACCCTTGGAACACCTCAAGAATTAAGACAAGAAGCATGGAACTTAGCTAATGATAG TTTGCGGACAACTTTGTGTGTTCGTTTCAAGAGTGCAGTTGTGGCTTGCGGTGTTGTATATGCTGCAGCTCGTAGATTTCAAGTACCTCTTCCTGAGAATCCACCATGGTGGAAAGCATTTGATGCAGAGAAATCTGGGATTGATGAAGTTTGTAGAGTTTTGGCTCACCTATATAGCCTTCCTAAGGCACAGTATGTATCAGTCTGCAAGGAtggagatttttctttttcgaaCAAGTCTTCAGATTCCCAATTGCAGCTGATTTCAAAG GAAATTCCACGGACTACTAGCCTGCCAGCTAATAATGATTCAACTGATCCAAAGGCAGCTCCAAGTGGTGTTAATGTTGAATCTGGCGGATCCAAGGACATAACAAAAGTTGCCTTAGACAAGCTGAAGGAATCTAAAAAGACCGATGATGAATCCAAGCCCGCTGAGGGAGAAGCAAGAGAAGAGCTCATTCCAAGATCAAAGTCTGAGCACAGAACAGAAGCGAGTGGTGACAAGAGCAAGGAACGGGACAGGGACAGggagagggaaagagagaggGATAGAATAAAGGCCCAGGATCGTGATAGGGGCAGAGATTCTGACCGGGAAAGAGAgcgagatgaaattgaaagagacAGGGATAGGGCTAAGGATCGAGGTCGTCATCGTTCAAAGGATAGAGGAAGAGAGTCAG GACACTCGGAGAAATCAAGGCATCACTCCTCACGTG ACCGTGACTACCACAGTTCCTCCTATTCATCAAGGGAGAAGGACCGGCATAGGCACCACTCATATGCTTAA
- the LOC133705333 gene encoding uncharacterized protein LOC133705333: MVAKETSLHQVPVHDNSELQDFDDAAETLSLCDLPLNGYASNWDDFSREDQSLGSSFDQDFFEFFSEDFTASNIYPKDEIIFCGKLITCKGEAVAEKTQNLESTKKAKNTKKSFIFPWKSSSFNKSRATSSKQLQEKSDKTLQEPLSENHGFATRKCDDRYDFSMKKVSILATPTKPRWYFLAFGVGRLPMEMELSDIKMRQSKKSPSRMIQSEKVIETSSGNKRGKGSWSLLRALGCNSQHSSARAKASLGGAPIV, from the coding sequence ATGGTTGCAAAAGAAACGAGCCTTCATCAAGTACCGGTACATGACAACAGTGAGTTGCAAGATTTTGATGATGCAGCAGAAACACTATCTCTCTGTGACCTTCCGCTAAATGGTTATGCTTCTAATTGGGATGACTTCTCCAGAGAAGATCAAAGCTTGGGATCGTCTTTTGATCAAGATTTCTTCGAGTTCTTCAGCGAAGACTTCACCGCCTCTAATATTTATCCCAAAGATGAAATCATCTTCTGTGGAAAGCTCATTACTTGCAAAGGAGAAGCAGTAGCAGAGAAAACACAGAACCTGGAAAGCACAAAGAAAGCTAAAAATACCAAGAAGAGCTTCATTTTCCCATGGAAATCATCCTCTTTCAACAAGTCGAGGGCCACATCATCAAAACAGCTACAGGAAAAGAGTGACAAGACTTTGCAAGAGCCTTTATCAGAGAATCATGGGTTCGCAACAAGGAAATGCGATGATAGGTATGACTTTTCGATGAAGAAGGTATCAATACTAGCGACCCCAACGAAGCCAAGATGGTACTTTTTGGCATTTGGAGTTGGAAGACTTCCAATGGAGATGGAGCTAAGCGATATCAAGATGAGGCAGAGCAAGAAGAGCCCATCGAGGATGATTCAATCTGAAAAGGTGATTGAAACGAGTAGTGGGAATAAGAGAGGGAAAGGATCGTGGAGTTTGCTTCGGGCTTTGGGGTGCAACAGTCAACATTCCAGTGCTCGGGCTAAGGCATCACTTGGTGGTGCACCAATTGTGTGA
- the LOC133705979 gene encoding protein REBELOTE isoform X1, which translates to MGKLGKKARKFAKKNLQSVLKRQRKVKSFFKKKASKRDERAQAEDSDGEREEKYSGRNNEVEDFKDISLDTVFGEDDSDMDGDDSDSDGYLSEDTSCSYNGETRIENHLEEYNGGGDLSVQNKEIHLELAKKMKRLNNLKAKDPEFAKFLESNKEHLQTLRDEENQYSDEEESDEDGRESTNKMGNLSSSTVDSLCEVVKEQNNVPAFVRLLNGYRAACHYGSESPTIVEESDTFCKILTFMLHEADNIFRKILGISGSNDRKEAILELKNTSKWKTLKPAVKSYLRSTLFLLNEVTDSQILAFALTRLKASIVFFAAFPPLLGRLIKISVHLWATGKGTLSACSLLIIKDVAVVFNSNCFETCMIKAYKAFIDHCKFVEPVLFKHQQFLKSSFIELCSQDLQKAYSKAMVSTQQLAKILQLGLRTKKEAVKKICSWQYANCVDLWVAFISLNIHDYDLQPLLYTIIQIINGVAVLFPGPRYMPLRVKCIQWLNTLSESSGVFIPITSLVLDILEYKIGKESLKPGKDFSFSSAVKLPKHWLKSRNFQDECVFSAIELLAVHFAQWSYHISFPDLATIPLIYLRKFHETTTVESLRRVVKRFIDQVEQNIEFVRKKRDEVTFSPNDQQSVESFLQLEKCGGNAPFTKYYTSVIEKAGSRNLLMNGKISSLEQKKSKGKRQQTPKNAMNVDLAVNAEGNSH; encoded by the exons ATGGGGAAACTAGGAAAGAAAGCAAGGAAGTTTGCAAAGAAGAATTTACAGTCAGTGCTTAAAAGGCAGAGGAAGGTCAAGTCTTTCTTCAAAAAGAAAGCTTCTAAAA GAGATGAGAGAGCTCAAGCTGAAGATTCCGatggagaaagagaagaaaagtatagtgGAAG AAACAATGAAGTTGAAGATTTTAAGGATATTTCCCTTGATACCGTATTTGGTGAAGATGATAGTGATATGGATGGGGATGATTCAGATAGTGACGGATATTTATCTGAG GATACAAGTTGTTCATATAATGGTGAAACTAGAATTGAGAATCATCTGGAAG AGTACAATGGTGGTGGTGATTTATCGGTGCAGAACAAGGAAATTCATTTAGAACtggcaaagaaaatgaaaaggctGAACAACTTGAAAGCCAAG GATCCAGAATTTGCCAAGTTTTTGGAAAGCAACAAGGAACATCTGCAGACATTAAGGGATGAGGAAAAT CAGTATTCAGATGAAGAAGAGTCTGATGAGGATGGCAGGGAGTCCACAAATAAAATGGGGAATTTGAGTAGCTCTACTGTTGATTCTTTGTGTGAAGTAGTCAAGGAGCAGAATAATGTTCCTGCTTTTGTAAGGCTATTAAACGGGTACAGGGCTGCCTGCCACTATGGATCTGAATCacccaccattgttgaagaaaGCGACACTTTTTGCAAGATCTTGACATTCATGCTTCACGAGGCTGATAATATATTTCGTAAAATTCTGGGAATATCAGGCTCCAATGATAGGAAAGAGGCCATCTTGGAACTGAAGAATACTTCCAAATGGAAAACTTTGAAGCCAGCAGTCAAGTCTTACTTGAGAAGTACCCTGTTTCTCCTAAATGAGGTTACTGACTCTCAGATATTAGCCTTCGCCTTAACCAGACTCAAAGCTTCTATAGTATTTTTTGCTGCCTTTCCTCCTTTACTAGGCAGACTCATCAAG ATATCAGTTCATTTATGGGCAACGGGCAAAGGAACTCTATCAGCATGCTCACTTCTCATCATCAAAGATGTGGCTGTTGTGTTTAACTCAAATTGCTTTGAAACCTGCATGATTAAAGCGTACAAGGCTTTTATTGACCACTGCAAGTTTGTGGAGCCAGTTCTGTTTAAGCATCAACAATTTCTGAAAAGCTCCTTCATCGAGCTATGCTCTCAAGATCTGCAGAAAGCTTATAGCAAGGCAATGGTTTCTACCCAGCAACTTGCCAAGATATTGCAGCTTGGTTTACGAACTAAGAAG GAAGCAGTAAAGAAGATATGCAGTTGGCAGTATGCTAACTGTGTAGATCTGTGGGTTGCATTTATTTCTTTGAATATACATGATTATGATCTGCAGCCTCTGCTTTATACGATAATTCAGATCATAAATGGAGTAGCTGTCCTGTTTCCAGGACCAAGATACATGCCTTTAAGAGTTAAATGCATCCAATGGTTGAATACTCTCTCTGAATCTAGTGGAGTTTTCATCCCAATTACATCATTAGTGCTGGATATTTTGGAATATAAAATAGGCAAGGAGAGTTTGAAACCTGGAAAGGACTTCAGCTTTTCATCTGCGGTCAAG TTGCCAAAGCATTGGCTAAAATCTCGAAACTTCCAGGACGAGTGTGTTTTTTCAGCCATTGAGCTGTTGGCGGTGCACTTTGCTCAATGGAGTTATCACATATCATTTCCTGATCTTGCAACCATTCCACTCATCTATTTGAGGAAATTCCATGAGACGACTACTGTTGAGAGTTTACGGCGTGTGGTGAAGCGTTTTATTGATCAG GTAGAGCAGAACATTGAGTTTGTCCGGAAGAAGAGAGATGAGGTTACTTTTTCTCCGAATGATCAGCAATCTGTTGAATCATTTCTTCAG CTTGAAAAGTGCGGAGGCAATGCTCCATTTACAAAATATTACACAAGTGTAATTGAAAAGGCTGGTTCCAGAAATCTGCTTATGAATGGAAAAATAAG CTCCCTGGAGCAgaagaaatcaaaaggaaagAGGCAACAAACTCCAAAGAACGCAATGAATGTGGATTTGGCTGTTAATGCTGAAGGAAATTCACATTAA